A region of the Dreissena polymorpha isolate Duluth1 chromosome 6, UMN_Dpol_1.0, whole genome shotgun sequence genome:
ACTTAATCTGAATAAAAATTAAGTGATCTACAGCGGCGTGAAAATGGGTAAACAGCAAATTAAAACACCGCCTTTTGTTCTAGAGGTAATGCGATACTTGGATCGTAATTCTACCAACGTGTTCTTTAAAAAGTCACCTAGCGTTAAATATAACTAGCAACGGGTAGCCATGTTTAAGAAAATATAAGTAAAATCATGGACGCATTTTCACCTTAAAAGGTGTTTATCAAAAACAGGCATCAATTGTTTCGGATATGGGACCACATGGTAAAGTGATTCATTTTATAAAGTTGTGTATTTACTTGTGTCTGTTCTGCTTTGAAAAGTATGGTTTGATTTGAGTTAACATTTTAACCATATTCCGTGCAATTTTTAGTCAGCACGAATCTTCTTGCAGATACGTAACACGCACGCACAATATCGAACAATAATTATGATGATCACCAAATATTTTATGTCAGTCGCATAATATCCCAGGATGACttttaagtaaataaaaacacatgtttgtgATTTATCTAAGAAAACCGAACATGTTTAACGTAGTTTGCGACATAATTTAAAGTGaatgtattgtgtaatatttGAAGTGTGTCgcgttatttgtttttactaagcCATCTGCAGGAATGATTGTAAATTATATGATATCAACGTCACGTGCGGTACGGGAAACgcgtttacaaaaaaatatgcatatcacCGTTAACTCTAAACCTACTCAAATAATGGACAGCATGACATTACGGGGCAGTCTAAATAAATCACAATACAGTGCCATATACAAGAACCACGaagttttatatgatttaaaacgTCACGAGCCTGTGCGCATGGTCGTAGTGCTGGTTTGGACTAAAAGAGTGCTCTACATTAATGTATGCCAGAAAATATGGTAAACAAAGATCGACCAACGTGGTTCCATTCCTCGACCACAGAAACAATGCGACTCGTTGGTCGACATCAAATCATGAAAAGAAAAGTGTAATCCTATCTCTATTATTATTCAGAACGGTATTGTGTTTATCAATAAACAAGGCAGGTTGTTTCCGGTTACCGATTGTCTCCTCTGTTATGACACTGACTTCATTTCATGACTATCAAACATTGAAACAATAGTTTGACGATATTTTAAAGTCAtttctataaatataattaaaaacttttatttaattaagtGTTTAATTACCGATCGTCAACGTGTGTTTAGCCGCTTAATGAACATTATTAAAATTTTGAAAAGTGTAAATTAATATTTTGGAATGAAAGAAATAAGTATTGTGACTTTTGATTACCGGTAGATGATTAGGTTAAACCCAGTAACAAGTTTTTCttgttatacattaaataaacagAAGCGTTGTTTTCGATAACGTTGTTGATTTTCCTGGTCGACATATCTATCGCAACGATGGTACAAACGGAGAATCATATAACATTTATGAAGGAAACCGATAGAAGAAAAACTTACATTATTTTAAGTAAGTCATTAAGGAATGCACGTGTACAACTAACTGTTATGAATTACAAAGGTGCTTCCAAAATAAAGCAGATGACAGGAAAATTATATTTCCAGCGGAGTGTAGTGTTATTGTAAATCCGTCTTTATATTTTCCTAGTATATGCTTATATTTACGATTATGGAAAGATTATTGAGAGATCATTGAAAAGTCGCGTGTTACAAcgaatatacatataaaatgtgtatatgagATAAAATTATAATTGGGAAATACCGGTACACGTATCTTAACGGCAAAACGGTCAATTGAAGATTTTTTGGCAAAATTTAATTGTCGTATAAGCAGTCTTTAGAAATGCCAATATCATAGAACGAGTTATATGAAACAGATGTCAGCTATGCTGTACACAATTCCCATAGGAACTTATTTATTCAATATTAATTAGTTAATTCATACATCATTCATTCTTTCATAAATTCGTTCAAATATTAAACCATTTATACATTCATAGATACATTCATTCATAAATTCATAGATTAATTGATTCATAAATTTATTTCTTCATCTATGTATTTACACATCAACAACATTATACCACACTAAACGTACTCATCGGACACCTGTATAAACACTACCCTGTTTTGCTTCGTAGATCTGCTGTGTAAATGGTGCAGCACGTTTGTCGGCAAGGGTAAGAAGTTCTGCAGCATCTTCTGTGAGTCCCGCTACACCAGGAGCAAGCGCCGGAAGCTCGCATTCAAACGGGTAAGTGGCGCTTCCGGAGAGCCTCCAAACTACCCCGATTATGTTACTTAtttgagcctcgatctgggaaaaaaAGGTTTAacgcaggtgcgtaaagtgtcgtcccagattagctgtgcaATTGGcatgtgcaggctaatctgggactacactttacgcactttgATTAATCAtactgggactacactttacgcactttgATTAATCAtactgggactacactttacgcactttgATTAATCAtactgggactacactttacgcactttgATTAATCAtactgggactacactttacgcactttgATTAATCATAGCTCtcacagaacaaggctaatttacttaatattaacaaatactttaacatgAAATGCATGTAGCAAATCGGAGACCTGGGGATAatttaatgaatatataaaatCCAAGATTGACATCTGTCTATCCGTAAATTAGAAGCGTTCAATGAGAATGGCATTGCGTGTAAACATGCATAAATAATTGTCATTTATAAGAATTTATGAGACTTTGTGTAAATGGTTAACTCTTATTTTTTctatatgtgtgttttatataattattactcATTTGTTTAAGGCTTATATCTACGTTTATTTACTATTTGTCAATGACCAAAGCTTTTTCATCAGGCCCTACCTCTGTGTTTTAGGCTAGCGACATCTCACTTGATAATTGTTAGTAGCTAATTATATCTCAGTATTCTCGTTATTGGCTAGATAGATTTTTGGCTGGATTCATTTATATGACGTGCGAACTTGAACTTGCTTCGTGTTACTAGTATGGGCTGAAGACATTCAAAAAGCGATATATTGTTGACATTTCATCGCATCTCATTTGCTATGTATTATTAGCAAACCGCATACCAACAGCTACGTGTTATTAGATTACTGCACCCCATTTGTTCTGTGTTGTAAGCTAACCGCATCTCATTAAGCTCAGTATTATAAGCTTAGAGCACATTATTTGCTCTGTTCAATTAATTTACCGCACATTATTTGATGAGTATTATAAGCTGATCGAACATCGCTGAACAAGTCTCATCTGCTATTGTATTATAAGCTGATCTCATCTCATTTGCTCTGTGTTATTAGTTGACCGCATCTCATCTGCTATTTTGTTATAAGCTGTTATTATCACATTTGCTCTGTGTTATTAGTTGACCGCATCTCATTTGCTCTGTGTTATAAGCTGATCTCATCTCATTTGCTCTGTGTTATTAGCTGACCTTATCTAATTTACTCTGTGTTATTAGCTGACAGCATCTCTTTTGCTCTGTGTTATTAGTTGATCGCCTCATTTGCTCTGTATTTTAGCTGACCGCATCTCGTTTGTTCTGTGTTTTAGCTGACCACATCTAATTTCCTGTGGTTTAGCCGACCGCATTTCATTTGCGTGGTGTTAAAAGTTGACCGCATCTCATTTGCTTTGATTTATTAGCGAACCGCATCTCATTTACTCTGTGTTATTAGCTGACCTCATCGATCTCGTTTAATCTGTGTTTTTAGCTGACTTTATCTCAGATGACttttaagtaaataaaaacaCATGAGCTCTGTGGTTTTCGTTGAGCAAATATCATCTTATATTATGTCATGAGTTGACCGCATCGCATTTGCTCTATGTTATTAGCTAACCAGATTCTCATTTGTTCGGTGGTTTAGCCAGCCGCATCTCATTTGCTCCGTGTTATTGCTGACCGTATATCATTTGTTACGTGTTATTAGCTGGCCGTATCTCATTTGCTACGTGTTATTAGCTGACTGTATCTCATTTGTTACGTGTTATTAGATTGCCGTATATCATTTGCTACGTGTTAAAAGCTGGCCGTATCTCATTTGCTACGTGTTATTAGCTGACTGTATCTCATTTGTTACGTTTTATCAGCTTGTCGTATCTCATTTGCTACGTGTTATTAGCTGACCGTACCTCATTTGTTACGTGTTATCATACGACCGTATCTCATTTGCTCTGTGGTATTCGCTGAAGAAATCTCtacctctagagtgttattaGCATATCTCATTTAATTTGCTCTTTGTTATCAACTGACGCATCTTATTTGCTCCATGTTCTTGATATCTCCAGCCAGTGCAATCATCAGGTCCAGGTGAACGCGAATACGAGTCCCCGAGAACAAACAAGACTGCGCCGCGCACACGGAAGGAGTTTCTGGAAGGTCGGTGAACACTCAAAGTATATTATTTAACACTGTGGGCAGATTTAAGTTGCGATACCATACACTCTCAAAGATGCATAGAAGCTATATACACACACATCTATAACTACATTGTTGCAGTACTTGTTCTCGATGTTATTGCAATATAATATCAAACCACGCTATAGTCTCTTTCATCCACGAATGCATttagccgcgttctgtgaaaactggaatatatgcacgtgcgtaaagtatcatcccagactagcctgtgcggactgtaaagtatcatcccagactagcctgtgcggactgtaaagtatcatcccagactagcctgtgcggactgtagaGCCTCATCTgctacaacactttacgcaaatgcataataaccacttttcacagaacgcgggTCTTCTGACTGTTTACGTCAGTTGTTTAAACCACAATTCTCACTCGTAGCTCGCACTTTTCGTAAGATCTTTGACAATCCAAGACAAATGTCGAGACTATCCGAACGACGCGACGGATATTTGCATTTCTGACATTCTTATGTCAGTCAGACCTTCTGACTAGTAGAAACAATATAtggtcttttttttaataatatgttttaagaagttatatttgtattaagGTATGTCAAGTCTTCTGGTATggtcattatttaaataaatacacattaatcACATGTACACACGTATTCTTGTGGTGGCGGATTTCAAGGGTTCGTAGGAAGACAAATCAGCACAATCCAACCCGTATTGGCGCCTCTCAAATCCGCCAACACGAAGGGAACGACACATATCCTACCTGTCGTATCGGCGAGTGTTATTGTCGTTCTGGCGTGTTGTTGTGTTTGCGCTCTTTAAACATGCCAACACGCTAGAATTGaacatcgttctgggaaaacgaggCGTAATGCATGAGCgccaagtgtcgtcctagatagaCCTGTGCAttacgcacatgcttatcaggggtgacactttctgcttaaactggagTTTCGATTAGAAGAGCTTCCTTTACACGCAaaatactgcacaggctaatatgggacgacactttacgcatatgaactatgccccgttttcccagagcgcggcttaaTTATATGGCACATATACTAGCCGCTATACATTCTTGCTTCCATTGACAATATTCTTCTTTATTTTCAGACGTCATTACCGCCATGGACGGCGACAAATCTCCTTCAGACAAAGATAAGAGGCGTATGTATAGTTTGTGTTTGATTTTTGTACTAACTGTTTATTCAAGTTCAAGTAAAAAAAACTGAATACGAATCCATATGAAAGTGCTTTTGCGTTGGAAGTTGGTAGTGATAAGGATTATCATACTGTCATGCTATGTTATACACTATCAGAGTTTGAAATAAACCCCGTCCCGACCACATAGCTTTTGTGATAACTGGTCATGAAATCCTTTAAATACGGTCACTCTCcccctacctctgattcaagtcgGGCAGTTGGCAGTTGAAACAGGAAACGTGTGAGCTGTTAAACTGGCCACCTTGACATCGCTGATCCAATTGTGTAAATGGCGAACAAACCAACAAACATTACTTGTATGTGTAATGTATATCGTGGAACTAATTTATATAACTGAcccgtgctctgtgaataggggtttaatgcatgtgcggtccgcacaggctaatcaggggcgatactttccgcttgtatgatatgttctgcttaaagaaagtctcttcttagcaaagatccagtttaggcggaaagtgtcgtccctgatcagcctgtgcggactgcgcaggctaatctgggacgacacttaacgcacatacattaaagcCCCTTAACACAGAGCAATGCCCAATTACCGGTAGTTGTATATTCAGGGAACGGATACAATAAGATTTTTAGATCTCAATCAATCCTGTATTCTCGTTCTACAAAGAATAATCCATTTAATGTACACGTCCATTATTACAAACACCGTCTTTCTATATAACAAAACTATGCGGACCACTGATGTGGGTTGAAAAAAAATACAGACTTGAGTTTTGCTAGACCTAACATATTGTGTGCTGATTTGCCTTTGTATAACTATTTATTAACAATCGCGTGAAACTTCGCTCGTTCGAAGTGTTGCTTGTTCCAAGCGTGGCTCAATGAAATACAATCGATTTCTAGCAATTCTCAATCCTGTTTTCCCGAAGCCTCCgccaaatatttaattttcattatcCGGGGTACTTGAGAAATGCTCAGAAAGACGCTGTATTTCTTTCAGTCGCGGACGGGAACACGAGCGGCACCTCGAACGACGCCGGAACTGGCCAGACCAGTCAAAAATCGAACGACAAAAGTCCCAAAAGCGGCGGTTCAGTTCCTAAGTTAGATCTCACCAGTCCGAAAGAAAACAAAGCGGAAGTAGAACGCAGCAAAAGTGGAACGCGCAAAACGGATGTTGCGTCGAAGACCGTTATGCGATCTAACGAGAAAAGTAAAACTGATATTAAAACCAACCCTAAAGACAAGACTGGGCATAAAACAAAAGCGTTGAACGGGAATTTAACGGAAAAGTCTAAGACGCAAACGTTGTTAGTGCACGCAACGGATTCAAAAATCCCAGTCACAACGAAGGCCTCGTTCAATAAGAGTGCGGACGACATTAAATCTCAACCGGACGAGAAACGATTAAATTCCGCTGACAAAATGcgaaacgatttaaaaacccgaaaactAACGAACTTAAACGATCGCCTTAAACTGGTCACCAGTACCAAGAGTGTTACCAATCTGGACATAATCGAAGAGGCCTCAGAGAGGCAGAAATCAAAATTTGCACAAGAGTACGAGAAAAAAGTTCGCTCCTCGGGATATGGCAATCCTGTGAATCCCAAACTCCGGCCAATGGCGCTGAAGCCACGCAGCGCAACCGTGGGAACAACGCCGAGAAAGGAAACGGCGGAAGAGCGTCAGATCAGCGCGAGGTCGTCAAAGTCCTCCGCGGAGAAGGCGTTCGTATCGTTAAAGAAAGAAGACGCGCGGCCGATCATAAGCGGACGCAAGGAGGCGAAATGGGAACTGATTGCCACTAACAACACAAACGGGACCACGGAGAAAGAGAGCGAAGGCACGACGAACGGGGACGCAAACACGTCGCTGGAAGACGAAGACCCGACAGTGAAATCGTCACACCGCGCCGCTGACATGTCGTACAGCAGTCGCACAGGTCTGACAAAAATCTCGGAAATCGTCCGCGAGGAATCATCTAGCAGCGACCTTCCGGGGCGTACGGAGCTGGAGATTCGGCTGAGTTCCATCAAGCGGAAGGTAGAGGTACGGAAACGCGGTCGTGACAGCCGTTCCTCGTTTGGAAGTGATCTGGACACGTCCTTTCAAGACAGGTAATGGAAAACACGTGCTAGAAATTCAAagtgaattttaaaaaaaagatcactcaaagttaagtgccaattaaaagctatcatactttaaattaatgtAAGGGAAGATTGACCACAAGTTGTACAGATGCATCTTTTTAGTAGCACCGTGTAGTGACTAAATTAGCATAACTTAATGTTGTACAGTTGGAATTGAAATAGGACAATTTCTGACGAAAATCTAAttgaatacatattttcatgtactatgtattattttatttttatacttttgtATGTCTAGCCAGTGCTGTTTGTCACGTTTGTTCTACTTATTTCATTGCAGCAGTCTAGACATCAGCACAGACCGGGACATCGTAAATCGTAACCGCACCGCGAGAAACTCGGCCCGTTCCAACATAACAAAGATATCCAAACAGTTCCGAAACGAGAAAACCCCAGTACTCGGATGAAAAGAATTCGGGTTGAAGTTTAATGCGGCGGCTGGCATCTAGGAAAATGCTGAAttttacgatttttatatgtatattataacaAGATCCCAATTATAAGGCGCCAAGAATCATTTGGTTTTAAGTGGCTGGATATCCGTATTACAATAATTTCAACTTCTTTTCTGCAAATACCGATGTAGATGTATATAACCGGTAAATTTGAAAGTGCAAATTTGTtttgtaagaaaataaaaaaaaatcagttcttGATCATTTCCAATTAAAAGATGTTTTTATACGTTATTTACATAAAAAGCCgtgcaaaaaaaaactttgtttaatttgCGATTTAACGTTTCGGCCACACGGAGCTATTTTGTGaacgaataataataattataaactgtGCATATTTAAAGTCAACAAATGTGAATAACGtaataacagagggggtaatcacgtgacaaatcACGTGACAAACGAAATGCATgccgacgtccatgccgagacaggtattttttcgCAGCgggtaaagtcgatatatagagcgaatatCATTACGATATAatcgctaatcactttcttgtcGATATGATTGGATAATGAGCGTCATTTTAACAATTAGTAAAAGTAATAAAACGGTATAAAATAGCGAAAAATACCTGGCTCGGCTTGACTTCAAAATCTTGTTTGTCACGCGATTATCCCCTCTGAATAAGAAGAGACGCAACTGAATAATCTGTTTGCATGATTTTATATATGTTATGATGGTGATGCCATGAATGCAAGTAATTGTTATTTTTCATCGAATGTCTTCGCGATCTAAAACACTGGTAATACAGATCTCATTTTTTGTAACCTATTTATAAAAGTCTGGTAAATACAGATCTCAATTTGTGTaacttatttataaatgtatccATGCTGTATGCTTGTGTCACTGAAGTTTTGAGACGGTGGTTTTATTGTTATGCTGGAATGTTCGAAGTGATTTTTGTTGAGTTACGACAATACTATGTTGTATACTGACTCGAAATGGTGCAATACGGGGCTACGAATGTGTTACGTTGTTTGATGAAGTACGTATAGACCCATAGCTCGCTGTATCGGTGTTGAATCTTGAatctaataaatatatttgaagaaatattggcattttatttactttattgacTGTTTATCCATGGAATCAAAGTTTTCAAACCTATTATGTTGTTTGACTGTTTGTTCAAAGGAAATCTTATATAAAACAAAGTATCAAttccaatattgcaaaattgtCGGCAAAAGTACATGTAAAGTGAAAGAAAATAAGAAACTATAAAAGGCTTAAAGTGTGAATGCCCTACAACTATCTTTAAGGCCGAAACAAATAAACGTGTTGTTCGACGGAATCCCCCACCCCCACACCCACAAAAAGAAGCAATACAAATGTCATTTAAGTATTTGAatcgtttttagcataggtgcgtttacgcacctatgcttatggtatataccacatttcgaaaatccacatccatcggttgccctttatgaagccttacctgatcaaaaatcagacgaaatatctatttgatttagtatatggtcattcttacaatttttttttgaaacgtttttctaacgttttcttccaagaatattgctgacaccgtttttagtgaatttttctaagaccgttttatgtcaaaaaatcttcttataacctaaaacaaatttcgttcgtaaaacaattctatctgcactataaatctcaatctcctacgcagtggcctcccttatactagaagttactgaccgggcgaagcaagggaagtaactgctgtgaggagtttctataaaaatctgcattcagaaatctgtattcagaactaatctgttgtgcacgtctgcatctaacgcttaccacaagttttacgacaaattcttgacgcagaatagggtagcgtctattttcatttgtgaaaagaatagagaaaagaatcgatacagatctgtccgtgcttaaattttgaaaggcttgggtaattatttttcataagcgtttcaaacactgatgtaaatggaaagattatctatttaaatagtcggtaattgtttgaaattattgatttgagaaattcgcggatggcgatatcgaactacattataccacgtgacgccattcttccctgtatcttgcacctatgcttttaacgccatcggcgctctcgttaataTAATCAGTCTTGAGCAAAATGTTAAGACTATTTTACATACATGTTAGATTGTAAAAAAGGTTCGATTGACTTGctttaatgtttgtttcttttgtcATTCATGGATTATAATTGAATGGCATATTTTAGTTATGTCATATTGACAGATCTAATAATTGAAGACAATTCTTCAACAATATTTGCCGACCAACTAGTATTTCAGCTGTTAGAtcaacttaaaggggccttttcacagattttggcatattttgaagtttgtcattaaatgctttatattgataaatgtaaacattggatcttaaaggtccagtaaaaaatcaagaataaaattaaaaaaaggaaaaaaagtagccggtaccagggcttgaaccagtgacccccgaagtcctggagttagtctgaagta
Encoded here:
- the LOC127835558 gene encoding uncharacterized protein LOC127835558 → MSVQNEYDSVVNLLCKWCSTFVGKGKKFCSIFCESRYTRSKRRKLAFKRPVQSSGPGEREYESPRTNKTAPRTRKEFLEDVITAMDGDKSPSDKDKRLADGNTSGTSNDAGTGQTSQKSNDKSPKSGGSVPKLDLTSPKENKAEVERSKSGTRKTDVASKTVMRSNEKSKTDIKTNPKDKTGHKTKALNGNLTEKSKTQTLLVHATDSKIPVTTKASFNKSADDIKSQPDEKRLNSADKMRNDLKTRKLTNLNDRLKLVTSTKSVTNLDIIEEASERQKSKFAQEYEKKVRSSGYGNPVNPKLRPMALKPRSATVGTTPRKETAEERQISARSSKSSAEKAFVSLKKEDARPIISGRKEAKWELIATNNTNGTTEKESEGTTNGDANTSLEDEDPTVKSSHRAADMSYSSRTGLTKISEIVREESSSSDLPGRTELEIRLSSIKRKVEVRKRGRDSRSSFGSDLDTSFQDSSLDISTDRDIVNRNRTARNSARSNITKISKQFRNEKTPVLG